A genomic window from Syngnathus typhle isolate RoL2023-S1 ecotype Sweden linkage group LG18, RoL_Styp_1.0, whole genome shotgun sequence includes:
- the LOC133142964 gene encoding regulator of G-protein signaling 9-like codes for MFHVRSVSCPSVIVKWPCCLQPCWNFFLCLIPQLCRFTTPVPHLTVYSGLMDSPTANASSSLGVLAPSPVSVAGSEEERDCDAARDPTCKSRVVLSLRRLLRRGCGVGGGPSSIFTSLSPKCQSVAGASGRIRPISPDSSSQAPPRRIGNFFQLKVDIPPECRIYPIESEDEDDENRASSQGALGAKEIICPWESLTPHNGTG; via the exons ATGTTTCATGTAAGATCCGTGTCCTGTCCTAGTGTCATTGTGAAATGGCCCTGCTGTTTGCAGCCATGTtggaatttctttttgtgtttgatCCCGCAGCTATGCCGCTTCACCACCCCAGTGCCCCACTTGACTGTATACTCCGGCCTCATGGACTCCCCCACCGCCAACGCCTCATCCTCCCTCGGCGTCCTGGCCCCGTCCCCCGTCAGCGTAGCAGGGAGTGAGGAAGAGCGGGACTGTGATGCGGCGCGAGACCCCACCTGCAAGTCGAGAGTGGTACTTTCGCTGCGGCGGCTATTGAGGCGGGGTTGCGGCGTGGGCGGCGGACCCTCCTCCATCTTCACCAGCCTTTCGCCCAAGTGCCAATCGGTCGCCGGGGCCAGCGGACGAATCCGGCCAATTAGTCCGGATTCCTCCAGCCAAGCCCCGCCCAGGAGGATTGGCAA CTTTTTCCAGCTGAAGGTAGACATCCCCCCGGAGTGTCGGATCTACCCCATCGAATCCGAGGACGAAGACGACGAGAACCGAGCCTCCTCCCAGGGTGCATTGGGGGCCAAGGAGATCATCTGCCCCTGGGAGAGCCTCACCCCTCACAACGGGACCGgctaa